The proteins below are encoded in one region of Bacillus vallismortis:
- a CDS encoding response regulator: MTRVLVVDDAKFMRVKLREILEEANYIIAGEAADGEQAANLYKTLRPDIVTMDVTMPVKNGIKSLRDILTFDPKAKVIMCTAMRQQRIVTEAIELGAKDFIVKPFEETKVLEAVSRVMGH, from the coding sequence ATGACAAGAGTTTTAGTTGTAGACGACGCCAAGTTCATGAGAGTGAAACTCAGAGAGATCTTGGAGGAGGCAAATTACATAATCGCAGGTGAAGCGGCGGACGGCGAGCAAGCAGCGAACCTGTATAAAACACTGCGGCCGGACATCGTGACAATGGATGTTACAATGCCAGTGAAAAATGGCATTAAGTCGCTTCGTGATATCTTAACCTTCGATCCTAAAGCGAAGGTTATCATGTGCACCGCTATGCGCCAACAAAGAATTGTAACGGAAGCGATTGAACTAGGGGCAAAAGATTTTATTGTCAAGCCGTTCGAGGAAACAAAAGTGCTAGAAGCTGTCAGCCGCGTTATGGGACATTAA